A single region of the Frondihabitans peucedani genome encodes:
- a CDS encoding phage holin family protein: MTDRQATAGESAGAQGFGAGIAQKALEPLLRAVRDEIGAAKSEIGDRVTGAKRGVILAVVGGVLALVALGLLAALIVALLALSLTMWASLAVTLLVFAVAAAILLSVGIRSIGRGVPPLPRDTLTKATSHEH; encoded by the coding sequence GTGACCGACCGCCAGGCCACGGCGGGCGAGTCGGCAGGCGCTCAGGGATTCGGCGCGGGCATCGCGCAGAAGGCCCTCGAGCCTCTTCTCCGCGCGGTCCGCGACGAGATCGGGGCGGCGAAGTCGGAGATCGGCGATCGCGTCACCGGTGCGAAGCGGGGCGTGATCCTGGCCGTCGTCGGCGGAGTCCTCGCCCTCGTGGCCCTCGGCCTCCTCGCGGCCCTGATCGTCGCCCTCCTGGCCCTCTCGCTGACGATGTGGGCGTCGCTCGCCGTGACGCTCCTCGTCTTCGCCGTGGCGGCCGCGATCCTGCTGTCCGTCGGCATCCGCAGCATCGGCCGAGGCGTGCCGCCCCTCCCCAGAGACACCCTCACGAAAGCGACATCCCATGAACACTGA
- a CDS encoding HNH endonuclease, whose protein sequence is MSRTLVLNASYEPIAVVASRRALLLVINGKASILSESDRIVHSVTESLVEPDVILLRQFIRIPRRSIPLTRRAVLEMYDYTCAYCFKHGNTLDHVVPRARGGTNTWGNVVVACTKCNNKKADKLLSELGWKLPFELREPAPNLATLISQRWKEPSWAEFTEPWRNHPLELAG, encoded by the coding sequence ATGAGCCGCACGCTCGTCCTGAACGCCAGCTACGAGCCGATCGCCGTGGTCGCCTCGCGCCGCGCGCTCCTGCTCGTGATAAACGGGAAGGCGTCGATCCTGTCCGAGAGCGACCGGATCGTGCACAGCGTGACCGAGTCGCTGGTCGAGCCGGACGTCATCCTGCTCCGACAGTTCATCAGGATCCCGAGGCGGTCGATCCCGCTCACGCGCCGGGCGGTCCTCGAGATGTACGACTACACCTGCGCGTACTGCTTCAAGCACGGGAACACGCTCGACCACGTCGTGCCCCGTGCCCGAGGCGGCACGAACACGTGGGGGAACGTCGTCGTGGCCTGCACGAAGTGCAACAACAAGAAGGCCGACAAGCTGCTCAGCGAGCTCGGCTGGAAGCTGCCCTTCGAGCTGCGCGAGCCCGCGCCGAACCTCGCCACGCTGATCAGTCAGCGCTGGAAGGAGCCGAGCTGGGCCGAGTTCACCGAGCCGTGGCGCAACCACCCGCTCGAGCTCGCGGGCTGA
- the phoA gene encoding alkaline phosphatase produces MKTAATTSARGRRRIVTIGVGIVTAAVLLPGAAFAGAGVALSQNGGAARHVGDQTGDVRAAIKNSTAKNVIFLLGDGMGDSEITVARNYAYGAAGRLPGLDALPLTGSYTTYSLYKDGANKGKPDYVTDSAASGSGWSTGTKTYDGAISVDIDGTPQATLTEIAKANGLRTGDVSTAEIQDATPAVQVAHVKDRGCYGPDTAACGTDALALGGLGSISEQLLNTRPDVTLGGGQTSFGQTAKAGQYAGQTLFDQASSRGYQVVQDAAALKAVKTADQKKPVLGLFTPGNFPTRYAPTVATVGGANAAPVTCTANPDRLSTDLSLSSLTNKAISLLNKPKNGKGFFLQVEGASIDKQDHAANACGQIGETLDFDEAIQAALAFAKKDGNTLVIATADHAHSSQIVDNTPPATLSTALTTADGTTMKVAYGTAAAGGSQQHTGTQVRIAAYGPGAANVVGLSDQTDTFFTMARSLRLDRDTDRFSASARATANDTRPRPSEKITVTGTRFGGDRQVTATAGSTDLGTFDVIDGTVAIRYTAPAATGDVAVTLHGVQSDRSAVVKLRVTK; encoded by the coding sequence GTGAAAACAGCTGCAACAACCAGCGCCCGTGGGCGCCGCCGCATCGTGACCATCGGCGTCGGCATCGTGACCGCCGCCGTCCTGCTCCCCGGGGCCGCCTTCGCCGGCGCCGGAGTCGCCCTCTCGCAGAACGGCGGCGCCGCGCGCCACGTCGGCGACCAGACCGGCGACGTCCGCGCCGCCATCAAGAACTCCACCGCCAAGAACGTCATATTCCTGCTCGGCGACGGCATGGGCGACTCCGAGATCACCGTCGCGCGCAACTACGCCTACGGCGCCGCCGGCCGCCTGCCCGGCCTCGACGCCCTGCCGCTCACCGGCTCGTACACCACCTACTCGCTCTACAAGGACGGCGCGAACAAGGGCAAGCCCGACTACGTCACCGACTCCGCGGCGTCCGGCAGCGGCTGGTCGACCGGCACCAAGACGTACGACGGCGCCATCTCGGTCGACATCGACGGCACCCCGCAGGCGACCCTCACCGAGATCGCCAAGGCCAACGGCCTGCGCACCGGCGACGTCTCGACCGCCGAGATCCAGGATGCGACGCCCGCCGTCCAGGTCGCGCACGTGAAGGACCGCGGCTGCTACGGCCCCGACACCGCCGCCTGCGGCACCGACGCGCTGGCCCTCGGCGGCCTCGGCTCGATCAGCGAGCAGCTGCTGAACACCCGCCCCGACGTAACCCTCGGCGGCGGCCAGACCAGCTTCGGCCAGACCGCGAAGGCCGGCCAGTACGCGGGTCAGACCCTGTTCGACCAGGCCTCCTCGCGCGGCTACCAGGTCGTCCAGGACGCAGCCGCCCTCAAGGCCGTGAAGACCGCCGACCAGAAGAAGCCGGTCCTCGGCCTCTTCACGCCGGGCAACTTCCCGACCCGCTACGCACCGACCGTCGCCACCGTCGGCGGTGCGAACGCCGCCCCGGTGACCTGCACGGCGAACCCCGACCGTCTGAGCACCGACCTGAGCCTGTCGAGCCTCACCAACAAGGCCATCTCGCTCCTGAACAAGCCGAAGAACGGCAAGGGCTTCTTCCTGCAGGTCGAGGGCGCCTCGATCGACAAGCAGGATCACGCCGCGAACGCCTGCGGTCAGATCGGTGAGACGCTCGACTTCGACGAGGCCATCCAGGCCGCGCTCGCCTTCGCCAAGAAGGACGGCAACACCCTCGTCATCGCCACCGCCGACCACGCCCACTCGAGCCAGATCGTCGACAACACGCCTCCCGCGACCCTGAGCACCGCGCTCACCACCGCGGACGGCACGACCATGAAGGTCGCCTACGGCACAGCCGCGGCCGGCGGTTCGCAGCAGCACACCGGCACGCAGGTCCGCATCGCGGCCTACGGCCCCGGCGCCGCCAATGTGGTGGGCCTGAGCGACCAGACCGACACCTTCTTCACGATGGCCCGCTCGCTCCGCCTCGACCGCGACACCGACCGCTTCAGCGCCTCGGCTCGCGCCACCGCGAACGACACCCGCCCGCGTCCGTCCGAGAAGATCACCGTGACCGGGACCCGCTTCGGCGGCGACCGCCAGGTGACGGCGACCGCAGGATCGACGGACCTCGGCACCTTCGACGTCATCGACGGCACCGTCGCGATCCGCTACACGGCGCCCGCTGCGACCGGCGACGTGGCAGTGACCCTGCACGGCGTGCAGAGCGACCGCAGCGCGGTCGTGAAGCTGCGCGTCACGAAGTAG
- a CDS encoding low specificity L-threonine aldolase: protein MTRLHDASWRGFASDNYAGTHPEILEAIADANGGHQIAYGEDVYTEHLQQVVKGHFGDTAEAFPVFNGTGANVTALTSMLPRWGAVVATSTAHIHTDENGAPERISGLKLLTVPTPDGKLTPDLIDVEAWGWGDEHRAQPLAVSITQTTELGTLYTPAEVRAIADHVHSRGMTLHMDGARISNAAAALGVPFREFTTDAGVDVVSFGGTKNGLLYGEMVLALTPEAVDGLIYLRKLNMQLASKMRFVSAQFIALLEGDLWLRSAQHANAMAARLRDKLESSRFQGLGFTQKTQANAVFATLDNAVADRIRERVRFYDWDRARGEVRWMAAFDTTEDDVDRFVAVIQEELGR from the coding sequence ATGACCCGACTCCACGACGCCTCCTGGCGCGGATTCGCCTCCGACAACTACGCGGGGACGCATCCCGAGATCCTGGAGGCGATCGCGGACGCGAACGGCGGCCACCAGATCGCCTACGGCGAGGACGTCTACACCGAGCACCTGCAGCAGGTCGTGAAGGGGCACTTCGGCGACACCGCCGAGGCCTTCCCGGTCTTCAACGGCACCGGTGCCAACGTCACCGCGCTGACCTCGATGCTCCCTCGGTGGGGCGCCGTCGTGGCCACGAGCACCGCGCACATCCACACCGACGAGAACGGCGCTCCCGAGCGGATCTCAGGGCTCAAGCTGCTCACCGTCCCGACGCCCGACGGGAAGCTCACCCCCGACCTGATCGACGTGGAGGCCTGGGGCTGGGGCGACGAGCACCGGGCACAGCCGCTCGCCGTCAGCATCACGCAGACCACCGAGCTCGGCACGCTCTACACGCCGGCCGAGGTCCGCGCGATCGCCGACCACGTGCACTCGCGCGGCATGACGCTGCACATGGACGGCGCCCGCATCTCGAACGCCGCAGCCGCCCTCGGCGTGCCGTTCCGGGAGTTCACCACCGACGCGGGCGTCGACGTCGTCAGCTTCGGCGGCACGAAGAACGGCCTCCTCTACGGCGAGATGGTGCTCGCGCTCACCCCCGAGGCCGTCGACGGGCTGATCTACCTCCGGAAGCTCAACATGCAGCTCGCCTCGAAGATGCGCTTCGTGTCGGCGCAGTTCATCGCGCTGCTCGAGGGCGACCTCTGGCTGCGGTCGGCGCAGCACGCCAACGCGATGGCGGCGAGACTTCGCGACAAGCTCGAGTCGTCGCGGTTCCAGGGCCTCGGCTTCACGCAGAAGACGCAGGCCAACGCCGTGTTCGCCACTCTCGACAACGCGGTGGCCGACAGGATCCGCGAGCGCGTCCGCTTCTACGACTGGGACCGCGCCCGCGGCGAGGTCCGCTGGATGGCGGCCTTCGACACGACGGAGGACGACGTCGACCGGTTCGTCGCCGTCATCCAGGAGGAGCTCGGGCGGTAG
- a CDS encoding C40 family peptidase: protein MTNGIIPTSSTSTLVARRSTPRTDPIRTGPIDTVTTSVAVPATRRAARDADRAQVKAARPGAKKTAVSVVVMTLTAGLIGTMALPAFALNPSSSSNGSSSATAALNSVRANGAQSVAVGGSVADASVARDDYTTTLPVVKKVVTPTTTTASTLTASQSAAATTARASFAASTAYSGKTASDYLADPSHPAFSLAAVYQTALKYVGTPYVFGGATPSGFDCSGFVMYVYAQYGISLAHSVPLQSAAGTTISQADAEPGDIVVLNNGSHDGFYAGNGMILDAPKPGGRVSVRPLWTSDVHFVRFGIK from the coding sequence TTGACCAACGGCATCATCCCGACCTCCAGCACGAGCACGCTCGTCGCCCGCCGGTCGACACCCCGCACCGATCCGATCCGCACGGGTCCCATCGACACCGTGACGACCTCGGTCGCTGTTCCGGCCACACGCCGCGCAGCCCGCGACGCCGACCGGGCCCAGGTCAAGGCCGCTCGTCCCGGCGCGAAGAAGACCGCCGTCTCGGTCGTCGTCATGACGCTGACCGCCGGTCTCATCGGCACGATGGCCCTCCCCGCCTTCGCGCTCAACCCGAGCTCCTCGTCGAACGGCTCGTCGTCGGCCACCGCCGCGCTCAACTCGGTCCGCGCCAACGGCGCCCAGTCGGTCGCCGTCGGCGGCTCCGTCGCCGACGCCAGCGTCGCCCGTGACGACTACACCACGACCCTCCCGGTCGTGAAGAAGGTCGTCACCCCCACAACGACGACCGCCTCGACGCTCACCGCCTCGCAGTCGGCCGCGGCCACCACCGCCCGCGCCAGCTTCGCCGCGAGCACCGCGTACTCCGGCAAGACCGCGTCCGACTACCTGGCCGACCCGTCGCATCCTGCGTTCAGCCTCGCCGCCGTCTACCAGACGGCTCTGAAGTACGTCGGCACCCCCTACGTCTTCGGCGGCGCCACACCGTCGGGCTTCGACTGCTCCGGCTTCGTCATGTACGTCTACGCGCAGTACGGCATCTCGCTGGCGCACTCCGTGCCGCTGCAGTCCGCCGCCGGCACCACGATCTCGCAGGCCGACGCCGAGCCCGGCGACATCGTCGTGCTGAACAACGGCTCGCACGACGGCTTCTACGCCGGCAACGGGATGATCCTCGACGCGCCCAAGCCCGGTGGCCGCGTCAGCGTCCGCCCGCTCTGGACCTCCGACGTGCACTTCGTGCGATTCGGCATCAAGTAG
- the serC gene encoding phosphoserine transaminase: MADITLPTDLLPTDGRFGCGPSKIRGAQLEHLVTGGAAILGTSHRQAPVKDLVGRVRTGLGTLFDLPDGYEVILGDGGSTAFWDAAAFGLIEKRAENLSFGEFGSKFAKAAGAPWLEAPRVITAEGGSRAEVEVVEGVDVYAWPHNETSTGVMAPVKRVAGDAGSLTVIDATSAAGGAAFDATEADVYYFAPQKNFASDGGLWFALMSPAALERVERIAASGRYIPEFLSLKNAVDNSRLNQTLNTPALATLLLMEDQVDWINGNGGLAWADARTKESSSALYDWATASEYATPFVVDPSHRSQVVATIDFADHIDAAAVAKTLRANGIVDTEPYRKLGRNQLRVATFTAIEPDDVRQLIRSIEFVVGELTA; this comes from the coding sequence ATGGCGGACATCACCCTTCCCACAGACCTCCTCCCCACCGACGGGCGCTTCGGCTGCGGCCCCTCCAAGATCCGCGGAGCGCAGCTCGAGCACCTCGTCACCGGCGGCGCGGCGATCCTCGGCACGAGTCACCGCCAGGCTCCCGTGAAAGACCTCGTGGGCCGCGTGCGCACCGGTCTCGGCACCCTGTTCGACCTGCCCGACGGCTACGAGGTGATCCTGGGCGACGGCGGTTCGACCGCGTTCTGGGACGCCGCCGCGTTCGGCCTCATCGAGAAGCGCGCCGAGAACCTCTCGTTCGGCGAGTTCGGCTCGAAGTTCGCCAAGGCCGCCGGCGCCCCCTGGCTCGAGGCGCCCCGCGTCATCACCGCCGAGGGCGGCTCCCGGGCCGAGGTCGAGGTCGTCGAGGGCGTCGACGTCTACGCCTGGCCGCACAACGAGACGTCCACCGGCGTCATGGCCCCGGTGAAGCGGGTGGCAGGCGACGCAGGATCCCTCACGGTCATCGACGCCACCAGTGCTGCGGGGGGCGCGGCCTTCGACGCCACCGAGGCCGACGTCTACTACTTCGCCCCGCAGAAGAACTTCGCCTCCGACGGCGGCCTCTGGTTCGCGCTGATGTCGCCCGCCGCGCTGGAGCGCGTCGAGCGGATCGCCGCCTCGGGCCGCTACATCCCCGAGTTCCTGAGCCTGAAGAACGCAGTCGACAACTCGCGCCTGAACCAGACGCTGAACACCCCCGCTCTCGCGACGCTGCTCCTGATGGAGGACCAGGTCGACTGGATCAACGGCAACGGCGGCCTCGCCTGGGCCGACGCCCGCACGAAGGAGTCCTCGAGCGCCCTCTACGACTGGGCCACGGCCTCGGAGTACGCCACCCCGTTCGTCGTCGACCCGAGCCACCGCTCGCAGGTCGTCGCGACCATCGACTTCGCCGACCACATCGATGCGGCCGCCGTCGCCAAGACGCTCCGCGCCAACGGGATCGTCGACACCGAGCCGTACCGGAAGCTCGGCCGCAATCAGCTGCGCGTCGCGACGTTCACGGCGATCGAGCCCGACGACGTGCGGCAGCTGATCCGGTCGATCGAGTTCGTCGTCGGCGAGCTGACCGCGTAG
- a CDS encoding YqaE/Pmp3 family membrane protein, with product MKILLIVLCFFFPFVAVLIKEGPNLHVLWAFLLQLLGHVPGVIYGIYRVTRD from the coding sequence ATGAAGATCCTGCTCATCGTCCTCTGCTTCTTCTTCCCGTTCGTCGCGGTGCTGATCAAGGAGGGCCCGAACCTGCACGTGCTGTGGGCTTTCCTGCTGCAGCTGCTCGGGCACGTGCCCGGCGTGATCTACGGCATCTACCGCGTCACCCGCGACTGA
- a CDS encoding antitoxin — protein sequence MGLMDQAKHAASSDKGEQATDKGIDKAEDVASDKTGGKFDDKIDKAGDAADTKIGD from the coding sequence ATGGGACTCATGGATCAGGCCAAGCACGCCGCGAGCAGCGACAAGGGCGAGCAGGCCACCGACAAGGGCATCGACAAGGCGGAGGACGTCGCATCCGACAAGACCGGCGGGAAGTTCGACGACAAGATCGACAAGGCCGGCGACGCCGCCGACACGAAGATCGGCGACTAG
- a CDS encoding metal-dependent transcriptional regulator, which yields MTDLVDTTEMYLRTILDLEEENIVPLRARISERLGHSGPTVSQTIARMERDGLVVVSGDRHLELTTAGRTKATHVIRKHRLAERLLADVIGLDWALVHEEACRWEHVMSEQVERRLLEMLDHPTESPYGNPIPGLDELGDMPAGRFMDGVVSIVDVAAQNPSGKSGTIRRLAEPVQFEPEFLQQLHDNGVQPGNVATIAAAGSYVSVRVEGYDDAIELSSDVAAHIYLSV from the coding sequence TTGACCGATCTCGTAGACACCACCGAGATGTACCTTCGCACGATCCTCGATCTCGAAGAGGAGAACATCGTGCCCCTCCGGGCCAGGATCTCCGAGAGGCTCGGTCACTCGGGCCCCACCGTCTCGCAGACCATCGCCCGCATGGAGCGCGACGGCCTCGTCGTCGTCTCCGGCGACCGCCACCTCGAGCTGACCACCGCCGGCCGCACCAAGGCGACGCATGTGATCCGCAAGCACCGTCTCGCGGAGCGCCTCCTGGCCGACGTGATCGGCCTCGACTGGGCCCTCGTCCACGAGGAGGCCTGCCGCTGGGAGCACGTCATGAGCGAGCAGGTCGAGCGCCGTCTGCTCGAGATGCTCGACCACCCGACGGAGTCGCCCTACGGCAACCCGATCCCGGGGCTCGACGAGCTCGGCGACATGCCCGCCGGCCGCTTCATGGACGGTGTCGTGTCGATCGTCGACGTCGCGGCGCAGAATCCCAGCGGAAAGTCAGGAACGATCCGCCGGCTGGCGGAGCCCGTCCAGTTCGAACCCGAGTTCCTGCAGCAGCTCCACGACAACGGGGTACAGCCCGGCAACGTCGCCACGATCGCTGCGGCGGGCTCGTATGTCTCGGTCCGGGTGGAGGGGTACGACGACGCGATCGAGCTCTCCAGCGACGTCGCGGCGCACATCTACCTCTCTGTCTGA
- the aqpZ gene encoding aquaporin Z, producing MNTDRPVSRSTAEQRKQEAQTYPTSSRLLAEVFGTFLLVFGGVGTAVFASAFPTQQNTLGVGFLGVALAFGLTVMAGIYTVGHISGGHFNPAVTVGLAVAGRTEWRHVPGYIVAQLVGGIIASSALTVIARSGPVGYLAKAESSGFASNGFGSASPGGFGIGAVVLTEIILTGVFVTVILSITAKAEYKAVAGLGIGLTLTLIHLISIPVSNTSVNPARSIATALYGGPTALAQVWVFIVAPLVGAAIAGILHRQLSRTRALTLSVETAATR from the coding sequence ATGAACACTGATCGTCCGGTCAGCCGCTCCACCGCTGAGCAGCGGAAGCAGGAGGCGCAGACCTACCCCACCAGCTCGAGGCTCCTCGCGGAGGTCTTCGGCACCTTCCTGCTCGTCTTCGGAGGAGTGGGCACCGCCGTCTTCGCGTCGGCGTTCCCGACCCAGCAGAACACGCTCGGAGTCGGGTTCCTCGGCGTCGCCCTCGCCTTCGGCCTCACCGTCATGGCGGGCATCTACACCGTCGGCCACATCTCGGGCGGCCACTTCAACCCGGCCGTCACCGTCGGCCTCGCCGTCGCCGGACGCACCGAGTGGCGCCACGTGCCCGGCTACATCGTCGCGCAGCTCGTCGGCGGCATCATCGCCTCGAGCGCGCTGACCGTCATCGCCCGCAGCGGCCCGGTCGGCTACCTCGCGAAGGCGGAGTCGAGCGGGTTCGCGTCGAACGGCTTCGGCAGCGCCTCACCCGGCGGCTTCGGGATCGGTGCGGTCGTGCTGACCGAGATCATCCTGACCGGCGTCTTCGTCACCGTGATCCTGTCGATCACGGCCAAGGCCGAGTACAAGGCGGTCGCCGGCCTCGGGATCGGCCTCACGCTGACCCTCATCCACCTGATCAGCATCCCGGTCAGCAACACCTCCGTGAACCCGGCGCGCTCCATCGCGACCGCGCTCTACGGCGGGCCGACCGCGCTCGCGCAGGTGTGGGTCTTCATCGTCGCGCCCCTCGTCGGTGCTGCGATCGCCGGCATCCTGCACCGCCAGCTCTCCCGGACGAGGGCGCTCACGCTCTCGGTCGAGACCGCCGCCACCCGCTAG
- a CDS encoding Asp23/Gls24 family envelope stress response protein, with protein sequence MSNHSAAPSPSAVIGTPSTSSRPASTTRPTGSAAGHAAQDAEGTNTIAEGVVEKVAGIAAREVPGVHDLGGGAARAIGAIRNAINQQDRGQGIKVEVGEKQVAADIVIVAEYPVALQKLADSVRAAVTDAISTVVGMEVTEVNVTISDVHIPSDDNDADESTARVE encoded by the coding sequence ATGAGCAACCACAGCGCCGCCCCCAGCCCGTCCGCCGTCATCGGCACCCCGTCGACGTCGTCGAGGCCTGCCTCGACGACCCGCCCCACCGGGTCTGCCGCCGGGCACGCCGCTCAGGACGCCGAGGGCACCAACACGATCGCCGAGGGCGTCGTCGAGAAGGTCGCCGGCATCGCCGCCCGCGAGGTCCCCGGGGTCCACGACCTCGGAGGCGGCGCCGCCCGCGCCATCGGTGCCATCCGCAACGCCATCAACCAGCAGGACCGCGGCCAGGGCATCAAGGTCGAGGTCGGCGAGAAGCAGGTCGCCGCCGACATCGTCATCGTCGCCGAGTACCCCGTCGCCCTCCAGAAGCTCGCCGACAGCGTCCGCGCCGCCGTCACCGACGCCATCTCCACCGTCGTCGGCATGGAGGTCACCGAGGTCAACGTGACCATCTCCGACGTCCACATCCCCTCGGACGACAACGACGCGGACGAGTCGACCGCGCGCGTCGAGTGA
- a CDS encoding helix-turn-helix transcriptional regulator has product MARSTGDGVKLSRRQAQILEGIGRGNTYRVLAEKLAISPATVSYHVGQLQMRLRTPTLPALIGLAIVSGILSSDQFPLEWTGNLVVSDSLIPDGLLPDPTDAAGLDAAGLDAAPPEV; this is encoded by the coding sequence ATGGCGAGATCGACGGGCGACGGCGTGAAGCTCTCGCGTCGGCAGGCCCAGATCCTGGAGGGCATCGGCCGGGGCAACACCTACCGGGTGCTCGCCGAGAAGCTCGCGATCAGTCCGGCGACCGTGTCGTACCACGTCGGTCAGCTCCAGATGCGGCTCCGCACACCGACGCTCCCTGCGCTGATCGGGCTGGCGATCGTCTCGGGGATCCTGTCGAGCGACCAGTTCCCGCTCGAGTGGACCGGCAACCTCGTGGTCTCCGACTCCCTCATCCCCGACGGGCTGCTGCCCGACCCGACCGACGCGGCCGGGCTCGACGCGGCCGGGCTCGACGCGGCCCCGCCCGAGGTCTGA
- a CDS encoding serine/threonine-protein kinase produces the protein MSDDRQPGGDGAESAAPPTVIAGRYELGEVLGRGGMSTVYRARDLVLGRQVAVKVLGSQSSDPALVRREKSEVALLASLSHHTLVTLYDAEVARIDGEERTYLVMEIVDGPTLAARLGEGPILRPDLDRMVVDLAEALHVVHTAGIVHRDIKPGNILLAPSLIPGREFSAKLADFGIASLVDSTRMTVTGAVIGTAAYLSPEQALGERVGTASDIYSLGLVLLEAATGVREFQGPMIESLMARLNRDPDVPGSLGYGYKSLLTAMTARDPAERPTAREVLERAVALTGEAPAAGGDDDATVALPGAGAAAGAAGAAAAAGGAAGAAAADAPTVAFPATGAQDQPTRVLPASAGAAASDAPTRALPPQASVSPRAAEAPDRRRGRRTAWILVIAALVLAAIVLVAFALTDGFNLGGSSPAPTSPATSTAPVPRTTAQPAPAATTPNAPSTPSPSESPDDSPSTPAVTAPPVVTPPAEVTQPAAPTAPGNSGKGNGNGNGPDKGNGPGKTKGPGKAK, from the coding sequence GTGAGCGACGATCGACAGCCCGGGGGCGATGGCGCCGAGAGCGCTGCTCCGCCGACGGTGATCGCCGGCCGCTACGAGCTCGGCGAGGTCCTCGGCCGCGGCGGCATGTCGACGGTCTACCGGGCGCGCGACCTCGTGCTCGGGCGGCAGGTCGCCGTGAAGGTGCTCGGTTCGCAGAGCAGCGATCCTGCGCTCGTCCGTCGCGAGAAGTCGGAGGTCGCCCTCCTCGCCTCGCTGAGCCACCACACCCTCGTCACGCTGTACGACGCCGAGGTCGCGCGCATCGACGGCGAGGAGCGCACCTACCTCGTGATGGAGATCGTCGACGGGCCGACGCTCGCCGCGCGCCTCGGGGAGGGCCCGATCCTGCGCCCCGACCTCGACCGCATGGTGGTCGACCTGGCCGAGGCGCTGCACGTCGTCCACACCGCCGGGATCGTGCACCGCGACATCAAGCCGGGCAACATCCTGCTGGCGCCGTCGCTCATTCCCGGCCGGGAGTTCTCGGCCAAGCTGGCCGACTTCGGCATCGCCTCGCTCGTGGACTCTACGCGAATGACCGTGACCGGCGCCGTCATCGGGACAGCCGCCTACCTCAGCCCCGAGCAGGCCCTCGGCGAGCGCGTCGGCACCGCGAGCGACATCTACTCCCTCGGCCTCGTGCTGCTCGAGGCGGCCACCGGCGTCCGCGAGTTCCAGGGGCCGATGATCGAGTCGCTCATGGCCCGCCTCAACCGCGACCCCGACGTGCCCGGCTCGCTCGGCTACGGGTACAAGTCGCTGCTGACCGCCATGACCGCGCGCGACCCAGCCGAGAGGCCGACCGCGCGCGAGGTGCTCGAGCGGGCTGTCGCGCTGACCGGCGAGGCGCCGGCTGCGGGCGGGGATGACGACGCCACTGTCGCGCTGCCTGGCGCCGGCGCTGCCGCGGGTGCTGCGGGTGCTGCGGCTGCTGCTGGCGGTGCCGCCGGGGCTGCTGCTGCCGATGCCCCGACGGTCGCGTTCCCGGCGACGGGCGCGCAGGATCAGCCCACCCGCGTCCTGCCCGCCTCCGCCGGCGCCGCGGCCTCGGACGCCCCCACCCGCGCCCTCCCGCCGCAGGCGTCCGTGTCACCTCGCGCCGCCGAGGCTCCCGACCGCCGTCGCGGCCGCCGCACCGCGTGGATCCTCGTCATCGCCGCCCTCGTCCTGGCAGCCATCGTCCTGGTTGCCTTCGCCCTGACCGACGGTTTCAACCTCGGCGGCTCCTCGCCTGCTCCGACGAGCCCGGCCACGAGCACCGCTCCCGTGCCGAGAACCACGGCGCAACCTGCTCCTGCTGCGACCACGCCGAACGCTCCGAGCACCCCGTCGCCCTCGGAGTCGCCTGACGACTCCCCGAGCACACCGGCCGTCACCGCCCCGCCCGTCGTTACTCCCCCAGCCGAGGTCACCCAACCCGCTGCCCCCACGGCGCCCGGAAACAGCGGCAAGGGCAACGGCAACGGCAACGGCCCCGACAAGGGCAACGGCCCCGGCAAGACGAAGGGCCCGGGCAAGGCGAAGTAG